The stretch of DNA CCCCAACCCCCACCAAAACCACTACTATACTGTAACTGTTAGAAGATAGATACACACCTTGTCATAAGTTTCATGCAAAGTTTCACCTATAAATGGGTATTGACCCAAAATCATACAGTACAGAGTAACACCAACAGCCCATGTATCAGCAGCTCTACCGTGATAGGTTAGACCTGAACGAGACAAGACATGAAAAACTTTGGCCTGAATTTAGAAGGATGAGCTAGTAGCGGGATAAGTTCTTCTATTCATCCATTATCCATCACCTAATCACTAATTCAATTGTTCTCcgacttatttttatttggattttgtttATCATTTGACCAAGGATGCACATTGCTCATCCGCTGTTTATCATTTGTATTCCGTTACAATAATAGAATGTATAATCTGGTAGGTGCAAGCAGTGCTTGTAACCAAAACATGGGTAGTCTATTTACCTTGACAGCACTCTGGTGCAGTGAACACCGGAGTACCAGGAGATCTCCGGAGtgtatcatcatcatcctgcAAATTATGATACATCCATCAAGACAGAAATTCTTACTGAGAGCCaagcattaaaaaaactaggaGTCGTCgctggaggcggaggtggaagaggtgggcggcgagcgcgctccgggcgccgccggcgaggtgacgccgccgctgaggaggcggcgccgggtgGCCGCACGGGCGCGCCGGCCGGTGCGCCGGGTggccgcacgcgcgcgccggcccGCCGGGTGGCGTACGGGAGGGATCGGCGAGGCGGGGGCCGCCGGATCTGgccgctccggcggcggcggcggcggcggctgggttTACTGGGAGGCGGCGCACGGGAGGGAGTACTACGGTCTACGGGAAAGAGGAGAGGACGGAGGAGAGGATTTTCCTAGGTGGGTCAAGCTGTAAGAGGTTATTTTCTAGTAGAAGGGGACGGAATGGCACGTGGGTAAAGAAAAACGTTTGGTGTACGGTATAAAGATGTCTATAAAGTTGTGTTTTTATGGCACGTACGTaaccattaactttttttttaatggcagAGGGTAAAATACTCTCGAGGAGACTACGGTTGctgtaatttattatttttgcctCTCTGTTAACTTCTCTCTGATAAGCATGCGTGGGGCCTAGGTATAAATGCATAACAGATGGTAGAGAGTCTCGCACCCATCCATCAGCCTCATCCACACAAGCCGCTGAAAAGCGGGGCCCATGAAAGATGGGCCCGTAGCACAGCGTGCGCACCGACAGAGGTTGCGCAGCCAATGGACGCAGCGCGGAGAAACCAAGACACCCCGGAGCTGGAACAGTAGTTGCAGACACTGTAGCAAACGTGGCACGCGCGAGCACTCACCCAGGGAGAGGGCCCGCCGGGACGGGAGTAGGCAGCACATGAGGACGGCGTCACTGAAATTTGAGGGAAGCGCGCCAGCAGGCAAAGAAAGCAGGAGAGGTAGACGGCGCTGTGACAGAAGGAGCTAaggaagtatattttaaagagataagagagaaataAATAGACTagtaatttgtagccagctatagTATGGACTTAAAAACACAATGtgtatatgatatgtgagatcatctattaatttttgtaggcaactattatataaattgactatagataaattggagctagtagttagccATAACAGCGAACTATGCATGAACAGGAAAAACGCCGACGTGGCGTACCCTAGCATCCGCCCAGCATGCGAGCTTGAAGTACTTAAATAGGCAAGTTGTAAATGAATTCATACACCAATTTTTTAAGtgaaatataattaacttttatactccctccgtttcgtaatacaagatgtttgatttttttctttttctaatgtttgattatttgtcttattcaaaaattatgaaaatatcatttattttgcttgtgacttactttaccataaaaaactttaagaacaacttgtcattttttatatttgtattaaattattgaataagacgaatgattaaattctacaataaaaaagtcaaaaatcttatattatgaaacggagatactATGTGAAATATGGAGCTTCTCAAAACTACCCCTAgaaagtactacctccgtttcataatgtaaaatgtttgacttttttagttataacgtttgaccattcgttttatttaaaaatttagtacaaatataaaaaataacaagtcatgcttaaagttcttttgaataagacaaataattaaacattataagaaaaaagacaaacatcttatattatgaaacattgGGAgtaatatgcatgtatattCAGTCAATGGTGTTTGCCGTTCTGAATCCAACTACTTTCACTTCTGCAACAAAATGCCCCTTTGTGTTACCAGCTATATTTTCATGTCTGATTTGATCAGTCCATAATAACAGTTTGAAACCACCACTTGTTTCCACACAAGCTAGCTAAACGTCCAGATAAGCAAACGCTTTCGGTAAGCTGTGTTAACATGCGTCTTGGCTAACAAACCTCCGTTACCGCGCAGCGCGCGAAAGCTTTCTAGTGCAAAGCTCAAAATCTGGTGCTTTGCAACAGACTACAAAACTGATATGGCGCAGTGCTCCCAGTAACAGTCTAGCACTACCAGtactaataataaatcatgcaCCAGTGGAATGGAACAGCGCTACTAGTCGAAACAagttggaaaaataaaaaaaaggaaaaaaacaaaattgattgCGGAAAGAGATAGCACTGCAGTTAAGTAATAAATACTCCAGCAGCATAATATTTGCACAGAACCTGCCATCACAAAACTGATATTCATCAAGTCTCGACATAATCGGAGGACCAAAATACTTTGCGCTAGAACGCTAGAATACAAAATCAGGTGAAATGTCAATGAGACTGTAATCAATGCATCATGAGTTCTAACAGCGTTAATCGTTTACATAGACTTGTCAAATTTAGTAGTCGAAACTGCAAAATTTTCCTACCCGTATCTGCATCTAACATAGGTCATTAATGAAACTATACTTAAGAACAACTCTCCCAAAACCATCCCTTCACCACAGGGAAGCCAATTTATAGAAAGTATAGAACAAGGCAGAGAACTTTCATCGTCCGGTAGTGCTCTTCCAATCGGCATTCCACTGAGTAGAGCTCAACTTTCCTCTGCAAAGCATTACATCAAAAGAGAATCGAGTTAACTATTAGGTGGATGAACAAGAAGCGGTTTAAGACAGACAGGACTGCTTAGCACTTGCCTCTTCCCCCAACACCCTTGGAACCTCCTGCACCATTGTTGCCTGCAGAATTTTGCATGCATTAGTTTCCTGCAGAATTTTGCATGCATTAGTTTATTCTTCACATAGGAGAAAAATTAAAGCAGCTATTCTCTTATAATAGCAAGGTAGTAACTGCAATTTACCAGATTGTTGGAAAAACCCATATAAGAAGGGATCAACCTCTTGTGCTGAACAGGGAATTGAATTTGAATGTGACTTATTTCCAGGTTCAACAATGTGCACACACTTAACACCTGCAACATCTTGATCGGGGTGGTACTGGATTGAATGCGGTGGGTTGTCATACACAATCATTAAGCACTTGCTCGCCGCAAACAATGGAATAACACTATTGTGATTGATTAGCAGATGTGCTCTGCGGTCAGTAGTGCCAAGAGTCTCGTGAACTAGGGCTCCAGATTCCCAAATAGAGAGACAGTAATCTGCCCCTAATGTGGTTAAAACCTGCAATGATGACATGTCAGATGCAAACAATTATAACACAGAATCAAGGCCACTAGTTCAAGTACAACCTCTTGTGCTGACACATCAGAAGCGAGGACAAGAATCAGATCAGAATCAATTACATCCAAAAGTCCTTCAAAAGAATCAGTTTTCTCCAACTTGCTCTGGACCTTCATGTAATACTCATTGGTAGCAAAAGCAGGAGGCTGGTTGATCTTCCACTTTCCTACATTAAAGAAAAGATAGTGTAAAATGCAACAAATAAgacaagtttaaaaaaaattcttccaTCACACTAACTAGAGGCTCTCCTAGAAGCAGTCCAAAGAGTTGAAAATTACCACATTAATCTAGAATAAGGCAAAATCTTCTCACATAAACCTAGGATGTATGGGTTGATGACAATGCAACAAATATTACCTAAGCGGTCTTCTGTCTCCTTACGACCTTGCTTGACACGGAGGAATGGCTTGCCCCAAAATTGTGATGATTTCGACTCCAATATGACTGTCAATTGCAAATCATCAGTGTTTGACATGTGTACTGCTCTGGCAATATCATTAACATGATCAATCATTTCCCGTGGTTCCCACCTACACTTCAAAGTCTCATAATATTTCGCAGTTTGAATAGCCGCCATGCAGGTGTCTGCATTTTTGCTGGAACAGACATCCCGTTTCCCCATCATAATGTTGCATATACCCTCATTGTCAGTAACGACATCAAACTTCTTAATCCCAAGCTCTTTTCCTCTTGTAAGGAGACCAAGTAGTCCAATAGCCTCAGCATGTTCCGAGCTATTGCAAGATAAACCCTTTATGACTTGGCATTCCAATAGATCAGCGGAGGAACCAGTGGTTTTCCAAATAACTGAAGCCACTGTTGCTTCACCCTTTGTGGTGCTGTCAGATTTCAATGGCTTGTGATAACAAGCATCACATTCACCCTTGTACACAGTCTGATCGTGTAATGCTCCAGACTGCGGTGCCAACAGTAACCCATGGTCATAGAAAAGTACTTCAGCAATTGACAGCTCGTTTACCCAATCCAACATCACCATGACCCTTTGGCTGACCAAGCACTCAAGGATGGCTCTCCAATCCATGCGACTGCGAGTCATAAGAATTCTCATCAAAGTCTTCGATGTTAGATAGTGAGGAAATTGGTGAGTAGTTCCATGAATCATTTGGTGCATCTCTTTAAACAAACGGCTTCCCATGGGCACTGGACAGAGAAGGCACCTCGAAACCAAGAAAGGCTTTATCTCCTCCTCAAAGATTTGTATCTGCATGCTTTCTGAACAAAGGAGCTTGAATTCACTTGACATTTTCATTACATGTTCAAAAATGTCATCTCTTGTGTGAACTCGAGGTTCTTGAGCCTCCCTTATCCACCGTGGCAGCTTGCGTACATGTCTGGGATAGCTCTTAAGTTGCATGGCTAAATTATCAGCAGTTGACATACCCCTGAACCTTAGCAAATGCTTAATGCTGACTTTGGCCATGTGGGGCTCTCCCAGCAACCTTAGGCTGCGCACTGCCATCATCT from Oryza brachyantha chromosome 12, ObraRS2, whole genome shotgun sequence encodes:
- the LOC102699548 gene encoding serine/threonine-protein kinase GRIK1-like, which gives rise to MYHNLQDDDDTLRRSPGTPVFTAPECCQGLTYHGRAADTWAVGVTLYCMILGQYPFIGETLHETYDKIVKDPVEIPDGMNPQLVDLLERLLCKGYIALEVWNHAFGQCLFQTSYGVIQQQGVQSPISE
- the LOC102699913 gene encoding uncharacterized protein LOC102699913 isoform X1; amino-acid sequence: MMAVRSLRLLGEPHMAKVSIKHLLRFRGMSTADNLAMQLKSYPRHVRKLPRWIREAQEPRVHTRDDIFEHVMKMSSEFKLLCSESMQIQIFEEEIKPFLVSRCLLCPVPMGSRLFKEMHQMIHGTTHQFPHYLTSKTLMRILMTRSRMDWRAILECLVSQRVMVMLDWVNELSIAEVLFYDHGLLLAPQSGALHDQTVYKGECDACYHKPLKSDSTTKGEATVASVIWKTTGSSADLLECQVIKGLSCNSSEHAEAIGLLGLLTRGKELGIKKFDVVTDNEGICNIMMGKRDVCSSKNADTCMAAIQTAKYYETLKCRWEPREMIDHVNDIARAVHMSNTDDLQLTVILESKSSQFWGKPFLRVKQGRKETEDRLGKWKINQPPAFATNEYYMKVQSKLEKTDSFEGLLDVIDSDLILVLASDVSAQEVLTTLGADYCLSIWESGALVHETLGTTDRRAHLLINHNSVIPLFAASKCLMIVYDNPPHSIQYHPDQDVAGVKCVHIVEPGNKSHSNSIPCSAQEVDPFLYGFFQQSGNNGAGGSKGVGGREES
- the LOC102699913 gene encoding uncharacterized protein LOC102699913 isoform X2, yielding MMAVRSLRLLGEPHMAKVSIKHLLRFRGMSTADNLAMQLKSYPRHVRKLPRWIREAQEPRVHTRDDIFEHVMKMSSEFKLLCSESMQIQIFEEEIKPFLVSRCLLCPVPMGSRLFKEMHQMIHGTTHQFPHYLTSKTLMRILMTRSRMDWRAILECLVSQRVMVMLDWVNELSIAEVLFYDHGLLLAPQSGALHDQTVYKGECDACYHKPLKSDSTTKGEATVASVIWKTTGSSADLLECQVIKGLSCNSSEHAEAIGLLGLLTRGKELGIKKFDVVTDNEGICNIMMGKRDVCSSKNADTCMAAIQTAKYYETLKCRWEPREMIDHVNDIARAVHMSNTDDLQLTVILESKSSQFWGKPFLRVKQGRKETEDRLGKWKINQPPAFATNEYYMKVQSKLEKTDSFEGLLDVIDSDLILVLASDVSAQEVLTTLGADYCLSIWESGALVHETLGTTDRRAHLLINHNSVIPLFAASKCLMIVYDNPPHSIQYHPDQDVAGVKCVHIVEPGNKSHSNSIPCSAQEVDPFLYGFFQQSGN